The genome window GCAGAGGCCGGTCGAAGGAGCGGCCTGACCCCGGCCGGTTATTTTCAGCGGGCTAAGTCGCCAGGCGGTAACCGGATTGCGCAAAGCCCCTTTGCTGCGCTGCAAACGCCTGCTGGGCTCGCCGCGGGGATGGGAAAGGTTCGTGCTCCGAAGAATCGGGGCCCTCGTCGGGACGGACCAGAACGCGCAGCAAGGAATGGGCTTGGGCAGTGCGGGGTCTGCTCTGGCAAATCGGAGGGGGGGTCTTCTCCCCGCGCCCCCCACCCAGAAAACAGCAAAGAGCCCCGTGGCTCGTTTCCAAGGTGCCCCAGGAGGGAACAGGCCCTCCAACccacctccttctcccccttcagGTGCttcaggagagccagcgtggtgtagtggttaagagcaggtggattctaatccggagaactgggtttgattccccattcctccatctgattggcagaggcttatctggtgaacctcatgtgtttccacactcttacattccagctgggcgacctttggctggtcacagttctctctgaactctcccagccccacctgcctcacaaggtgtctgttgtggggagaggaagggaaaggagtttataagccaccttgagtctccttacaggggagaaaggtggggtataaatccaaactcttcttctgcttctcttgtTCTTGTTGAGCAGTTGCACGTTGGGTCCGGGAACTGGGTGGGACCTAATCAAGGTTCTGGCAAATCTACCTTTTCTCCCAGTctgcttttaaaagctggttCCGCTTTGGTGGGATGAAGAATCCTGAAGACCGGACAGAGGCCCCTTAGGTGGAAGCCAAAGGGAGCTTCCATCTTTCATGCCCCTGTTCATTGAAAGTATTATTACCTGCACCAGGAAATGTAGCGCTTTGATAAAACAGTGTTTATATTGCTCCAGACGCCAGTTAGTGAAacctgcctttttgtaaagttgtgcctgcCGTTCTCTgtgaaaatggtgggcacaactttacCAAAATTCAGGTCTTGCTAATAGGCGTCCTGAagaatataaatgctatttcatCAAACTATGTTTCCCAGTGCAGAGAATAGTGGATTCGACAGCAGCAGCACgtaaagattttaaaatgatgCCAGTCTCGGGTGACAAAgtttgccaaggcctggggactgtgtaaatcagacctgggcattatacggcccgcgggccacatccggcctgccggatgaccctgactggcccccctgccgtgctggggagcgaggcacctttgaaagccctgcagaagccggttgccttggctgccggcttctgcggggctttcaaaagcgcctcgtcccggccttttggcccggccctccacaatattttctgtttcttatgcggccccatggaaaaaataattgcccacccctggtgtaaATGCAGCACCCCCTCTTCCAACATCCCCTGCTCCGTTTGCTCACGTGAGCGGAGTTGGCGGAAGGGGTCACCAGGCAAGCCAGCATTCAAGCAAGTAGTTGCTTCAGTCGGGAAAACTCTTTGTCACTTGAATGTTTACCTGCTGTGCTGCTGTTGGCAAAACCTCTGTCAGGAAACACTTGGAAATTGTAGGGACGGAGGACTGCGGTAATCTCCTGGCTTTCGCTCCCTCCGTGTTCTGCGTCCAGAGATGTTGGACCCCCTTTTCTCAGCAATGGTTTGCCAAGCAGGAATCAGTAGGAAGATGTTTCGTGGCAACGATCCCACCTCAAGGGACTAGAACTCATATCTCCAGCTGTTTTTAGCAAAAAGTTGCAGAGATTGAGGTAGAAagtatttggtgaaccagatgtgtttctgcactcctgcatagtgaccttgggctagctcagtggctctcaaccttcctaatgccgcgacccattaatacagttcctcacgttgtggtgacccccaaccctaacatttattcattttacagatggagaacactgatgcagagtcttaggcgacccctgtgaaagggtcgttcgacccccaaaggggtcgcgacccacaggttgagaaccactagctagtcacaactctctcagccccacctacctcacaaggtgtctgttgtggggagaggaagggaaaggagcttgtaagccaccttgagtctccttacaggagagaaaggtggggtataaatccaaactcttttcttcttcttcattggaaaTACCTCAGGTGGTAGAATGCAGGGGCTGCTCAGAAAGCTCACGGCTGATTCTTTCATTaacttgatttataccctgcttgagtatccaaagcggcttacatcattctcctctcctccatttcacgttcacaacaaccctgtgaggtggagagtatgtgactggcttaagatcactcagtgagctttgGTGGCACAATCAGGGACtcgaacctggctttcccagatcactGTTTGGCCCTACCCTGGCTGATTAagctactgcaggggtctgcaacctgtggctgtccaattggccatactggcagaggctgatgggaattgtaatccatgaacatctggagagccacaggttgcagaccctgggctACAGGAAATGAGTTTTGGTTTCCCAGTTTGCTCTACCGCCACCCCAACATAACCTCACATGACTTGTTTTCCAGACCTTGCCTGTCACGGCCCCTGCTTGTCCGCAGAGCAGCTGGGGTCTGCGCAGGGCATGGCACACGGCTCTCCGGCGCACCAGACTGAACCGTTGGCACTGGTTTCCCAGCACtcttctgccttctcctccagCACCCCGCTCTACAGCGACTACCAGCCCCCGGCCTTGGACTTCATCCCTGTACCCCAGGCCGTCATCTACATGCTCATGGCTGTCATGGTGGTGGTAGGTGTGGCTTATGCCATCGTTGGTCACTTGATCAGGGACCTGGCACATGACCTGGCAGGTGAGTTTTCAAAGCTGCGGAACTGAGGTGGTGTGCGAGGCGGAGATCGCAGGCCCTTGCGGATCTGGTTTGGGTACCGTTGGACTGGGGACACAGGTTGGTTGGGGCGGCGCACAAAAGGTCATGGGGTGGGGTGAACCTGGCCAGGCTAATAGGAATTCTGGACATTTCAGGCAGGAGCTCTGTTGAACAAGATGccctgggcagcagtggcgtaggaggttaagagctcgtgtatctaatctggaggaaccgggtttgattccccgctctgccgtttgaaCTGCTGGAGACTTTGCTCCTGGGACCTGggatagcctgtacactcccacacacgccagctgggtgactttgggctcgtcacagcttctcggagctctctcagccccacccacctcacagggtgtttgttgtgaggggggaagggcaaggagattgttagcccctttgagtctcctacaggagagaaagcggggatataaatccaaactcttcttcttcttcttccttgtgttGTTTCAAGACATTTCCTTGAATACACAGCTGACCTTTGGGAACACAGTGAAGACCAGTGGTGTACTGGGCCTAAATAGCGCtcgggggcatgactgcctctctgttctccccccgcccagctccctttccccccacccgctcATCTCCCTGTACCCCCCTTACAGGAGCCAGTGGGGACAGGCAGGACTCGGGGATACGCCCCATGTCCCATTCTTCAGTTGATACAATCCCCATctgggtctggggagggcaagagccaGACTGAACTGGAGGCAGAAATGCAGTGGCGAGGCTCAGTGGCATACGGATGTACATTGTTTTATGTTATGATGAAACAGCATGCATCTgggaacatgggataccccatgccCCCATTATTGATAAGCCACTGGTGGAGGCCCtagtactggggggagggggcagctgctgctgaagcaacttaaAATTGCACAGCCGATCActtttccagtggccaatcagaacctacttcctaaaaacatttggggaCGCCAGGAAAGGTGCCTACAGACACCACATTGAGGATCCCTGGTTCTTCATGAGAAACAAATAATTGTTTACATTCTGTGATCTCAGTGGGGATGATTTATTTTGGTTTGTGGCATACAACCACGGGCAGTCATATTCGGCCACTTCTCTGGTTTCAAAGCCTTCTGGCCACCTTGCTCAGATGCATGCACAAGCATCTTGTACCTGTTAGGGCtagaatctctctttttttttaaagaaaaaaattgcaattgTCAGAAAGCTTAAttcttaaaacaatttaaaagatgTGCCACATTGTCTTTAAATCTTACAAGTATTATTCCAATAAAAATACATTCTATATCGTTTTATATATAACATTTGGATTATNNNNNNNNNNNNNNNNNNNNNNNNNNNNNNNNNNNNNNNNNNNNNNNNNNNNNNNNNNNNNNNNNNNNNNNNNNNNNNNNNNNNNNTCATGACTGCACAGATTGACATTTGTTTAGCAAAGTTTTTCTCCCCATCTCCTCAGGAAGCATTTCACTTGCTCTCAGAGGCAGAGGGGAAAGGTCAATGCAAGAAGTCGTCAGCTGCAGAGgcaccgtatatactcgtgtataagtcaacctgaatgtaagtcgaggcacctaattttaccacaaaaaactgggaagacttattgactcaagtataagtctagggtgggaaatgcagcagctactggtaaatttcaaaaataaaaatagatacggtcgggtgctatttgggggtctctgccactgaccccccatctcaccaatcccaaggtctctgccaccgacctctccatcccgcagcttgtccagctcacccaggtcaactggctgtcacccgccaagaGCCAGGGGCCGGCTGCAGCtgggaagaaggcagaggcagagaaagcggctggaagggggaaggcagagaagaagtcagaggagagtgaagcagagaaggaggctgagaaagcggctgaaaggggggaggcagagaagaaggcagaggagagtgaagcagaggaggcagagaaagcagaggagagcaaagcagaggcagagaaagctgctgaaagggggaaggcagagaagaaggctgaGGAGAGtgaggcagagaaggaggctgaggagagcaaagcagaggcagagaaagcggctgaaagggggaaggcagagaagaaggcagaggagagcgaagcagagaagaaggctgagaaagcggctgaaaggggggaggcagagaagaaggcagaggagagcgaagcagagcaggaggctgagaaagcggctgaaagggggaaggcagagaaggaggctgaggagagccaagcagagaggaaggctgagaaagcagctgaaggggggaggcagagaagaaggcagaggagagcgaagcagaggcagagaaagcggctgaaagggggaaggcagagaagaagtcagaggagagtgaagcagataggaaggctgagaaagcagctgaaaggggggaggcagaggagaaggcaggggagagcgaagcagagaggaaggctgagaaagcagctgaaaggggggaggcagagaagaaggcagaggagagcgaagcagaggcagagaaagcggctgaaaggggaaggcagagaaggcaggagagagcgaagacgggagagggggaacgccacacaagaattaagtgggaccctcactcacatataagtcaaggggggaggctttttcagcacaaaaaatgtgctgaaaaagtagacttatatgcgagtatataaggtaaatcTGAAATGATACAGCAAGCTGAAGGGCTGAGGACCACAGATGCCAAAGTCCCTTACAGTGGTCCTCAAGGACTGCTTGTGCGTCTTCCCAGAAAGCAAAAAGTGGAGAGAGACACTCATATGCAAAAGTAAACACAGACACTCTGAGATTCTTGCAAGCTCAACACTTCTGAGAAGACTGGCAACCTGTGCTGTCTGGCAGCCTCATCCCACTTGTCACTCATGTCTGACAGGCTCTTTCTGTGTCATTTAACGTGAAGGGCCCGATCCATCCTGCCAGGATTTGCCAGTAATATACACATTATAACACCAGTTCCTGGATGTTGCAACATACTCCATCCATCTAGGAAGCCTTTCTTTTCAGGCCAAGAAATATGGCAGAGGAGATAGAAGTCGTTACGGACgatgcaatgaagagacgagacgcagcgatatcaggatccggtggagagaagccagtggcaatCTAGCGTGATCTGTgggtctggctaatctgccgagctggggtccctggcaccttttattaagggtttgggaaggtgggagagcgggagaaggttgcacaattcatgactcattggggctgcgtacgtgcgggaggaaacgttcctgtctgggtcgaatccacattgggggtcttgtgaccctttgtctggggcatcttgtgacccatgagtcagaggggtcttgtgatgggtgtgcgtgtgcgcccaggaggggacagatggcgcaggcattcctgtgcactttctgaggctctactgggtcagCTGGCGCACCCCTACAGGAGATGCCACTGAGGTAGTCACAGAACACTTCCGGAAGGTCCAGGGGCACACGGGCAGCCTTGGGACCACCTCAGACTGTGGAAACAACAGTGCCTCAGGATCCCTGCCTCAGATGGACTGTCTTGCCTTGGGGCTACGAAGAAATCTTATTTAATTTGAACACTTTAAACTTAAATATCATGCTTCACTAGCATTGTTTGCCTGTTATATTTCCATTGTGGCCCTTCATATTTAGACCATGCGGGATCTAATTGCCGTCTGGTGCCCCCAACTGACAGCTTGGCTTGTTTGAATGAGAAAGCTTCCTGTGATGATCCTCAAGCTCGTTTcaaagggcagccatgttggtctggagTAGAACACCTGGGTTCCAGTCCtggagcaccttagaaaccaacaaaaaatatttttggggtggggggtgtataAGCTTTCAAGTGTCAAAGCTCCATTCATCAGGTATCAGGGGAACTTTGACTCTTAGCTGTTTTGCagcaggagagccagcatggtgcagtggttaagagcaggtgcactctggtctggaggaaccgggtttgattccccgctctgctacttgagctgtggaaacttatctggtgaactagatgagcttgtgcactccaacacatgccagctgggtgaccttgggctagtcagaactcctcagctccacctacctcacacagtgtttgttgtgaagggggaagggaaaggagtttgtaagcccctttgagcctccttacagaagagaaaggggggatatgaatccaactctcctcctcctcctcctccttctttataTTAAAAGCCCTCTTGTGGCAGTAAATGGTGTTATCTTTTGATACAGCACAGACAGTAaaacagtcataaataaatgggtttctgaaaaagaaATCATACTGTTCAGTGTTCATTGAAGTCAGAGATGCTTCTGGCAGCAAGTCTACTTGGAGTGTTTTGGCACATActcagttggggggtggggggggaaaggtACCTAGCAGGAATTTGAGCCATTCAAGGTGAACAGACTGGCTGATCAGCTTGTATCTGATTGTCACATTCAAACAGGTCTGACTGTTAAATGTTTAATGAGGAATGCATGGCGTCATTATTTGCCAGAGTGTGATTTCCTCTGAGCTCACTTTTGTGCCAGCCTTCCCACTTCTGGGCTCGTCAGCATTGGGCAAGGTAGATAGGGCATCTTCAGTACCCCTGAGCAACCTGTTCTATTCCTACCTGTTCTATTCAACTCATCCCCTTCCTTGTTCCGCAAAGCGCCCTAGGTAGAGACCAAAGAAGGTTTCTTGCAAACTGCTttatgtgtggggtgtgtgttgcCCTGTCCCATGTAGGGCAGAAGAGGGGGATGGTCACAGGGCCAAGGGGTGGAGAAGGTGCCCATAGAATCCAAGTGGAATGGTCACAGCCCCAGTGGAAGAGTTGTGCTGAATCCAAATGCAACACAAAGCCAGCTTGGAAACCTTTTCTGGGGTGGCGGCAGCCCTGATGGTTTTGTCTTCTGTGGTTCTGGCATATTTGCAGCTGGCTGGGAAATCAAAGGTCTGCATTTTCTTAGACCTTCCCTTCTGAACCGGGAATTGTCTGCTAGCCACTCAAGGTCATATTTCACAATTGGCAGGTGCTGCCATAATTGGCTACCTGCTGTGCCTTTTGCCTGGAAGAATTCCAGCCTGATTTCACCTGGTGACGTCAGCAGGAAGCTTGCTGAAGAGTGGATGGCCATAGATGCCAAGCGGTGTCCATCATGATGGGCGAATGTAAACTGAGAGAGGCtactgcaggggtgtcaaactcatttgttgtgAGGGCCAGATATGATATAAATGTAATTTGGTCAGTGTTTGGAACTTTTCTAGCCCCTTCACCATGACAACCAACACaattgaatgtattgtcaaaggctttcacggaaagatgcaactggttgtggtgggctttccggactgtgtggccgtggtctggtagatcttgatcctaacgtttcacctgcatctgtggctggcaccttcagaggtgtatcacagacagaggcatagctaggccagagtgcgcccggtgcacactctggctttttcgctcCCCGCGCGGCGCCCACGACCCCCGCTCCTCCCGCGGCAGCCCCCCCGCggcacttcattccacttacttttaggaaaggaggaggccaaagaagcctgcctgcattgcctggggctggtgggaactaccaaagacaaggtggataacgaaaagacctggctatggttaacaactggaactctgaacaaggaaactgaatccctgattttagccacccaagagcaagctatcagaacaaattcgatcaaggccaaaatcgaaaaatcctcagatgatgcaaaatgcagattgtgcaaggaagctgatgaaactgtagatcatgtcctcagctgctgcaaaaagattgcccagactgagtacaaatagagacacaactcagtggccaagatgatccactggaatttatgcaagaattacatcataagaacagctaagaactggtggaaacattgtccagagaaagtaattgaaaatgagaaggtcaagatcctgtgggactttcgaatccaaacggacaaagtgttgaaacacaatacaccagacatcaccgtgatcgaggacgagaaagtgaccatcatagacatagcagtccccggtgacagcagggtcattgaaaaagaacaggagaaggtcattagataccgtgatttgaaaatcgagcttcagctactatggcacaaaccagctgaggacagtggtaatcggcatgcaaaccatcccaaaaacactagggcagcacttgaaacatcttccaaattgacaaaattaacatccttGAAATTCAGAGAATGGCCCTACTGAATCCATACagatactacgccgatacattacaacttcctaggcttctgggtgaggctcgaagcCCAATGAAGCCCAACAACCAGCtacagatctggcagctgtgaaatctacaacaacaacaacaacaataataaaagtccccggtgacagcagggtcattgaaaaagaacagaagaaagtcactagataccgcgatttgaaaatcgaggtTCAGCGTCTATGgggcaaaccagctgaggtcgtcccagtggtaatcggcacgctggacgccatccccaaaacactagggcagcacttgaaacatctttgaattgacaaaattaacattattattattatttattatatttataaacccctctcccctgaagggctcagggcggcgaacaaacaaatagatagagcacaaataaaatcaaatttttaaatagttattaaatatggctctatatattaaaatcgacccccattaaaatgcagcatctatcaaaattaccgattaAGTGATCCTACTCGCATTGGTGCACCcctaagaaagggggggggaggaaaagaagagggaggaggaacgGCAGGagtccacagatttttttttagaaagagggggggcatcagggggtgggctccccaaaggcccgggggAACGGGTCCGTCTTGCAGGGCCACTGCAGGggaattcattaagatcccgcccAGAGACCACGTAGCTGGAGgtgaagcgttccaccaggcaggggccagagctggcAAGGCTCTGCTGCCCGAGGTGGGCTTTCCTTGcgcgcatcattgagggccagagatcaccagtaaatttgcctctgctgaagcGCAGAGGCCAATTccaggacatatggggcaaaGGCAGGTCCCGTAGGTCACAGGGGTGCCAGGCCAGCgccaaggccttaaaggtcaaaaccaacaccttgaaagcttGATTAGGAATTCAATGCGGTAACCAGTGCTGGCGGCACAGCACAGGCgggatatggtctctggcggcacctcctgtgagcaaagcGATGCCTCcggcattctggaccaattttaatttccgaatcagtcGCAAGAGCAGGCCTCGCGTAGAGTtgagttgcaataatccagtctggaagttgaccgttgcgtggatccaACGATGTGCCAGGTCCGGTGCAGaaagagaggaaggggccagccgctgggctTGCGGCGACcagatggaaaaaaatgcaacCGGGTTACACTtgggcccacctgggtctcccgTTAGAAAGAGGAAGCGAATCCAGTTGGACCCCACGGGCTTTCTGAGCGGCTTGgaaggccggtgccaatgtagccccctgccatatcggcggctggaaatccccacccctccttcccgcTTCCAGCCAGAAGGATCTCCGATGCCTTTGACAGGTTCAGTTTGCTAACCTAGCTCTGCTTCAGCTCAACCAGCAACCGCGCTCCAAACTATGCTGGAGAGGCGCAGGGGCAATGACcagttcccctctccatcaactcgcggaatgagctgagtgtcatcaggtAAAAGGTCGCAGCTCCAAGCCCGGCATGCTTGTAATATAGCCAGGAGGAGACGCGGatcagaaggacaggtagtaggtctaacagcagccaggaccctgtcccAGCTTAGCGGCTTCAGAAGAGAGCAGGGAAAAGCTGGGTCAAACAAGCAATAGAGAtggcaaagggagcctccagttcatttattgtctctaaggtggaaggaaggtcctggcggagtgacgcgactttatccgcaaaaaagctcataaatgcctcacagctaatagccaattggtgatttgtagagccctcagacaatgaggtgagtgaccgaatgatacgaaataattgtgccgggcgagagctagcagatgcgagagaggaggagaagattgtcctcttcacctccttcattgccatctcacaggccttcataaacgtcctataacagtggtggcgaacctatggcacgggtgccagaggtggcactcagagccctctctgtgggcacgcatgcacagagttcgtcatgtgataatagtgtaattatttcagggagattattagcattaaacccaagacctagttttggggaagctattaagcactgttaaaccctactgattttcatgggaagaatgaaagcgtgatcctttacctgggagtaagctcggttgctggcaatgaggcttgcttctgagtaaaccctcctagagtcgtgattcacctgttcgaagcgttgcacagttgcttcaaagcaaagccaccgactaccaccaagcttactcccgagtaatgcgcgccttggagccaaccgttttttctatactaaaacctcagtattcaggttaaattgccatgcacAACTTTCGCGATAAATAGAAGTGGACAGGTTTTGGGTTTGCAGTTTCAGACGCATGCGGTCACCGAAAAGGTTAGCCCGTCactgtcctataagatgttcgcgcagccccgtcacgagatttcctccacactcgctctagccgtctgagctcccgtttcatatggcgcagctcctcagtgtaccaagggaGGCTAAGCAGCGACGGCGGGAAGCGCAGAGGCGCGAGGCAGCTaataacctcgatggcatcggaaggCTGGGAATTGAAGTGTACCGCGCCTTTCGAGGTGGTGCCGAGTAGAGTTCAAGGTCCACGCTAGAGCATTCTAGGAGATCGGCAATAGGATctataagtctccgcgggcgggcataaatccgcccgtcgcctagaaggcagtcctgctgggatccgcatgaatacttcgcctatacattacaacttcctaggcctctgggtgaggctcgaattgcaattgattgattgattgattgattgattgattgattgattgattttgagTTGATTTGAACAATTGATTGAATTTGAATTGATTGTGATTGATTGAtaggctgctgccccatcctCAAAGGGCACAAAGGCGGAATTTCACAACCGCCGGCTGTTATTCAAGCAGCaatcacataaaacttaacctattagcCAATTAAAATTAAGCAGCAATTATATACGACAACTAAGAttgaacaacagaaataatttaacaGTTGATCAAATCATTAATtaagttaaaattaaaaagttaaaatcGGCGCCCGATCTATAGgccagaaagagaagggagcaggagggcctgtgatggtatcagAGAAACAGGCCCAACCGGGATGGA of Sphaerodactylus townsendi isolate TG3544 linkage group LG03, MPM_Stown_v2.3, whole genome shotgun sequence contains these proteins:
- the LOC125429952 gene encoding small integral membrane protein 44-like, whose product is MAHGSPAHQTEPLALVSQHSSAFSSSTPLYSDYQPPALDFIPVPQAVIYMLMAVMVVVGVAYAIVGHLIRDLAHDLAGEFSKLRN